A window of the Streptomyces luomodiensis genome harbors these coding sequences:
- a CDS encoding helix-turn-helix domain-containing protein — protein MAEDGVGVEGADEGADRVPGPSCGGEPQSSDSLRTFGAFVQALREHAGLSRAELADLVRFSKHTIASVEQGRRMPDLSLVERAEEVLGNTGALRKAAEHLSRQQGLASWFRQWARLEAVALALYTYECRLIPGLLQTEAYARALYGNQLPPMNDAQIESQWAVRAQRQRLLSERDNTAFSFIIDEHLFLRRTGGTEVTRKLIDHVLAVAELRNVEIQVMPLAREHAGMAGPVQLLETPENRWFAYCEGQESGQFIADPKVVSVLHMRYARMRSQALTLEDSLSLLQRMRGEL, from the coding sequence ATGGCCGAAGACGGTGTCGGCGTGGAAGGTGCGGACGAAGGGGCGGACAGAGTTCCGGGACCGTCCTGCGGCGGGGAGCCACAATCCTCCGACAGTCTGCGGACGTTCGGGGCGTTCGTCCAGGCCCTACGGGAACATGCGGGACTGAGCCGGGCGGAACTCGCGGACCTGGTGCGCTTCTCGAAGCACACGATCGCGTCGGTGGAACAGGGACGGCGCATGCCGGACCTGTCCCTCGTGGAGCGGGCGGAGGAGGTACTGGGAAACACCGGCGCGCTGCGGAAGGCGGCCGAGCATCTGTCCCGGCAGCAGGGGTTGGCGAGTTGGTTCCGGCAGTGGGCGAGGCTGGAGGCGGTGGCGCTCGCCCTGTATACGTACGAGTGCCGGTTGATTCCGGGGTTACTGCAGACGGAGGCGTATGCGCGGGCGCTGTACGGTAACCAACTGCCGCCCATGAACGATGCCCAGATCGAGTCCCAGTGGGCAGTAAGGGCCCAACGTCAACGGCTGTTGTCGGAGCGGGACAATACGGCATTCAGCTTCATCATCGACGAGCATCTGTTTCTACGGCGGACCGGCGGGACGGAAGTCACACGGAAACTGATCGACCACGTGCTGGCAGTCGCCGAGTTGCGGAACGTGGAGATTCAGGTCATGCCATTGGCACGGGAACACGCGGGCATGGCTGGCCCCGTGCAGCTCCTGGAGACGCCGGAGAACCGCTGGTTCGCCTACTGCGAAGGTCAGGAGAGCGGTCAGTTCATCGCGGATCCGAAAGTGGTCAGCGTGCTCCATATGCGGTATGCCAGGATGCGCTCGCAGGCTCTGACTCTCGAAGACTCTCTGAGCCTGTTGCAGCGGATGCGAGGGGAGCTATGA
- the thpD gene encoding ectoine hydroxylase, translating to MTETTTAVRDAYPTRGSREVVTPRQDPVVWGPLRPELESYERDGFLTVEHLLTGEEVAHYRAELDRLVRDPALYADERRIAEPTSREVRSVFEVHKISEVFADLVRDERVVGRAREILGSEVYVHQSRINVKPGFGASGFYWHSDFETWHAEDGLPRMRAVSVSIALTENHDTNGGLMIMPGSHRTFIGCAGRTPKDNYKKSLQAQDAGTPSDRALTRFAEEHGIRLFTGRAGSATWFDCNCMHGSADNITPYPRSNVFIVFNSVLNPAVEPFAAPVRRPEFIGARDFTPVR from the coding sequence ATGACCGAGACCACCACGGCCGTGCGGGACGCGTACCCGACCCGGGGCAGCCGCGAGGTCGTGACGCCCCGCCAGGACCCGGTCGTCTGGGGGCCGCTCCGCCCCGAGCTGGAGTCGTACGAGCGGGACGGCTTCCTCACCGTCGAGCACCTGCTGACCGGGGAGGAGGTCGCGCACTACCGTGCCGAGCTCGACCGGCTGGTCCGCGACCCGGCGCTGTACGCGGACGAGCGCCGCATCGCCGAGCCGACGTCGCGGGAGGTGCGGTCGGTGTTCGAGGTGCACAAGATCAGCGAAGTCTTCGCGGACCTGGTGCGCGACGAGCGGGTGGTGGGCCGGGCCCGCGAGATCCTCGGCTCCGAGGTGTACGTCCACCAGTCACGGATCAACGTCAAGCCGGGCTTCGGCGCGTCCGGCTTCTACTGGCACTCGGACTTCGAGACCTGGCACGCGGAGGACGGACTGCCGCGGATGCGGGCGGTGTCCGTGTCCATCGCCCTGACCGAGAACCACGACACCAACGGCGGCCTCATGATCATGCCGGGGTCGCACCGGACGTTCATCGGGTGCGCCGGCCGGACGCCGAAGGACAACTACAAGAAGTCGCTCCAGGCGCAGGACGCGGGCACACCGTCCGACCGGGCCCTGACGCGCTTCGCCGAGGAGCACGGCATCCGCCTGTTCACCGGCCGCGCGGGCTCGGCCACGTGGTTCGACTGCAACTGCATGCACGGCTCCGCCGACAACATCACGCCGTATCCGCGCAGCAACGTCTTCATCGTGTTCAACAGCGTGCTCAACCCGGCGGTGGAGCCGTTCGCGGCCCCGGTCCGGCGCCCCGAGTTCATCGGAGCACGCGACTTCACGCCTGTTCGGTAG
- a CDS encoding DUF397 domain-containing protein translates to MNTSGLAWFKSSYSSSASNDCVEVATCPGTVHVRDSKDKEGPQLAFSPTAWADFVAYTAKR, encoded by the coding sequence ATGAACACGTCGGGACTGGCCTGGTTCAAGAGCAGCTACAGCAGTAGTGCTTCCAACGACTGCGTCGAGGTGGCCACCTGCCCCGGCACAGTCCACGTGCGCGACTCCAAGGACAAGGAGGGCCCACAGCTCGCCTTCTCCCCCACCGCGTGGGCCGACTTCGTCGCCTACACGGCCAAGCGCTGA
- a CDS encoding ATP-binding protein, with protein sequence MTPPPTHQGSVTVRVFTQRFSSTPLGARLARRLTLHQLQDWGIPHGTRTSDAAALVVAELAANAATHGRVPGRDFELRLTLTETVLRIEVSDTRGEKRPPSPGAVAAPPALSETRRGLLLVDSLADRWTVLDRTPVGKTVRAELDLPQ encoded by the coding sequence ATGACACCACCCCCCACGCACCAAGGGTCCGTCACCGTACGCGTGTTCACCCAGCGGTTCAGCTCCACTCCGCTCGGGGCGCGCCTCGCCCGGCGGCTCACGCTCCATCAGCTCCAGGACTGGGGCATCCCGCACGGCACGCGGACCTCGGACGCGGCCGCCCTGGTCGTCGCCGAGCTGGCCGCGAACGCCGCCACGCATGGCCGCGTCCCGGGCCGGGACTTCGAACTGCGCCTCACGCTCACCGAGACCGTGCTCCGCATCGAGGTGTCGGACACCCGTGGCGAGAAACGGCCCCCGAGTCCCGGTGCGGTCGCCGCCCCGCCGGCCCTCTCCGAGACCCGGCGGGGACTCCTCCTGGTCGACAGCCTCGCCGACCGCTGGACGGTGCTGGATCGCACACCCGTCGGCAAGACCGTCCGCGCCGAACTGGATTTGCCGCAGTGA
- a CDS encoding restriction endonuclease fold toxin-2 domain-containing protein, with amino-acid sequence MADVRVKSDQLVGISGGFSTHMNFLVEVVNALVVALETSKGMAGDDEGGRNFAKMYQGAAREAVAQMAFSTYTMGNLSATVMEMAFDFLATESKVAASMLKQFSPDEAINMLKGPAAGSECNPVGSEDDLPEVVAKEDWLDDFVTQGPRGDAGKAKEAGKAWRKAGDLLDDTRISAQTGQRLLVRDWAGRAVTAFVDYFDLFIGAGDRPAETAEGEALLANLATACHEIADACYAYAGHVEDAKADWMAGGMSLGDSLLDNDNDHGLNDAVCGDTRINGLGRIPGVLDGSGRKAKLPEPSGPWDPDLPSIFPAVPLRVPLPSIPVVAKAPVPSGTSGIFAAFYGNRRTPSPGPPRPGVNPKGPLPPEPGATRLSAEEQADFRKWMSGLHQHDFANQRTEKDPANRYQADTAGYPEYDLPLSSKEGRKRVQQADGLRAEDGYALDGKYVKDPDSCKTPRTLEKLQLPEEAKKEWEKRPHTEDAREIRDYGRAINADGSKVRGLEIITNGPETMAYWKYLMAKEGVPGSVRYHPA; translated from the coding sequence ATGGCGGACGTGCGTGTCAAATCGGACCAGTTGGTGGGTATATCCGGTGGCTTCAGTACGCACATGAACTTCCTGGTGGAGGTCGTCAACGCCCTGGTGGTCGCCTTGGAGACGTCCAAGGGCATGGCCGGAGACGATGAGGGTGGTCGCAACTTCGCGAAGATGTACCAGGGTGCCGCCCGTGAGGCCGTGGCCCAGATGGCCTTTTCCACGTACACCATGGGCAACCTCTCCGCCACGGTGATGGAGATGGCCTTCGACTTCCTTGCGACGGAGAGCAAGGTCGCGGCTTCGATGCTGAAGCAGTTCTCGCCGGACGAGGCCATCAACATGCTCAAAGGTCCCGCTGCGGGTAGCGAGTGCAATCCGGTGGGCAGCGAGGACGACCTTCCGGAGGTCGTGGCCAAAGAGGACTGGCTCGACGATTTCGTCACCCAGGGGCCACGCGGAGACGCGGGAAAGGCCAAGGAAGCGGGTAAGGCTTGGCGTAAAGCCGGAGATCTGCTGGATGATACGCGTATCAGCGCGCAGACGGGACAGCGGCTCCTGGTCAGGGATTGGGCCGGGCGAGCCGTTACGGCGTTTGTCGACTATTTCGACTTATTTATAGGCGCAGGTGACCGTCCGGCCGAGACCGCCGAGGGCGAGGCATTGTTGGCGAACCTGGCCACGGCTTGCCATGAGATCGCCGATGCCTGCTATGCCTATGCCGGGCATGTTGAGGACGCCAAGGCCGATTGGATGGCGGGCGGCATGTCCCTCGGTGACTCCTTGCTGGACAACGACAACGACCACGGTCTCAACGATGCTGTCTGCGGCGACACGCGCATCAACGGGCTCGGGCGCATTCCCGGTGTCCTCGACGGCTCCGGACGCAAGGCGAAGCTGCCCGAGCCTTCGGGCCCCTGGGATCCGGACCTCCCGTCGATCTTCCCGGCGGTTCCTCTGCGTGTGCCGTTGCCCTCCATTCCAGTGGTGGCGAAGGCTCCGGTTCCATCAGGAACGAGCGGTATCTTCGCTGCCTTCTATGGAAATCGCAGAACTCCCAGCCCGGGTCCGCCCCGCCCTGGAGTCAATCCCAAGGGGCCGCTGCCTCCTGAGCCGGGCGCGACTCGGCTGAGTGCCGAGGAACAGGCCGACTTCCGTAAGTGGATGTCCGGCCTGCACCAGCACGATTTCGCCAACCAGCGGACCGAGAAGGACCCGGCCAACCGCTATCAGGCAGATACTGCGGGCTATCCCGAATATGATCTCCCTCTGTCGTCCAAGGAAGGCAGGAAGAGGGTTCAGCAAGCCGATGGGCTACGGGCCGAGGACGGATACGCCCTCGATGGTAAGTATGTCAAGGACCCGGACTCTTGTAAGACACCGCGCACCCTGGAAAAGCTCCAACTGCCCGAAGAAGCCAAGAAAGAGTGGGAAAAGAGGCCGCATACGGAGGATGCGAGAGAGATCAGAGACTACGGTCGTGCAATCAATGCTGATGGCAGTAAGGTAAGAGGCTTGGAGATCATTACGAACGGTCCGGAGACTATGGCGTATTGGAAATACTTAATGGCGAAAGAGGGAGTGCCGGGTAGTGTCCGGTACCACCCTGCCTAG
- a CDS encoding ectoine synthase, whose product MIVRSFAEIQNTERHVRAASGTWESKRIVLAQDKAGFSLHETLLYAGTETSMWYAHHVEAVLCVAGEAELTNDETGETHWIKPGTMYLLDGHERHTLRPKTDFRCVCVFTPPLTGREDHDENGAYPLLPEEG is encoded by the coding sequence GTGATTGTCCGGTCCTTCGCAGAGATCCAGAACACCGAACGCCATGTGCGGGCCGCCTCCGGGACCTGGGAGAGCAAGCGCATCGTGCTCGCCCAGGACAAGGCCGGCTTCTCGCTGCACGAGACCCTGCTGTACGCCGGGACGGAGACGTCGATGTGGTACGCGCACCACGTCGAGGCCGTGCTGTGCGTCGCGGGAGAGGCCGAACTCACCAATGACGAGACGGGCGAGACCCACTGGATCAAGCCCGGCACGATGTACCTGCTCGACGGCCATGAGCGGCATACGCTGCGCCCCAAGACGGACTTCCGGTGCGTGTGCGTCTTCACCCCGCCCCTGACCGGGCGGGAGGACCACGACGAGAACGGCGCCTACCCGCTGCTCCCGGAGGAGGGCTGA
- the ectA gene encoding diaminobutyrate acetyltransferase: MATLTQSMGEPAIEDGAAVWRIARASGVLDANSSYSYLLWFRDFAGTSVVARAPDGAPVGFATGYRRPERPGTLVIWQIAVDAEQRGRGLAGAMLDHLIARPAPRGAPRSVETSIGPENTASHRLFLSFAARHRAPVARELLFPTALFPDSHEPEYLYRIGPLR, from the coding sequence ATGGCGACGCTGACGCAATCCATGGGCGAACCCGCGATCGAGGACGGCGCCGCGGTCTGGCGCATTGCCCGCGCATCCGGGGTGCTCGACGCGAACTCCTCCTACAGCTATCTCCTGTGGTTTCGGGATTTCGCCGGAACCTCCGTGGTCGCGCGGGCACCGGACGGTGCGCCGGTCGGCTTCGCCACCGGCTACCGCCGGCCCGAGCGGCCCGGCACGCTCGTGATCTGGCAGATCGCGGTGGACGCGGAACAGCGCGGACGCGGCCTGGCCGGTGCCATGCTGGACCACCTCATCGCCCGTCCCGCTCCGCGGGGCGCCCCGCGGAGCGTGGAGACGAGCATCGGCCCGGAGAACACCGCATCGCACCGGTTGTTCCTCTCCTTCGCCGCGCGGCACCGGGCACCGGTGGCACGAGAGCTGCTGTTCCCGACGGCGCTTTTCCCCGATTCCCATGAACCCGAGTACCTGTACCGCATCGGACCACTGCGTTAG
- a CDS encoding class I SAM-dependent RNA methyltransferase, with protein sequence MQSEPKASLVGEEYEVEVGPVAHGGHCIARTADGQVLFVRHTLPGERVVARVTEGEEGARFLRADAVRVLDPAKDRVEAPCPFAGPGKCGGCDWQHVAPGAQRRLKAEVITEQLSRLAGLTPEEARWDGTVEPAPGDKVPRGEVPAWRTRVQYAVDEQGRPGLRRHRSHEVEPVDHCLIAAPGVSELGVEKREWPQIATVEAIAATGSSDRQVVLTPRPGGRLPLVELDRPVSVLRVGETRGRNRTPVVHRVHGRPFVRERAAGRTWRVGEGGFWQVHPKAADVLVEAVMQGLMPRKGETALDLYCGVGLFAGAIAERVGERGAVLGIESAKRAVEDARHNLQDLERVRIEHGKVEQVLPRTGITEADLIVLDPPRAGAGKETVTRLAALGARRIAYVACDPAALARDLKYFREAGYVPRRMRAFDLFPVTHHVECVAVLEPARENG encoded by the coding sequence ATGCAGAGTGAACCCAAGGCATCGCTGGTCGGCGAGGAGTACGAGGTCGAGGTCGGCCCGGTGGCGCACGGCGGCCACTGCATCGCCCGGACCGCCGACGGCCAGGTGCTGTTCGTCCGGCACACACTGCCCGGTGAACGGGTCGTCGCCCGGGTCACCGAGGGCGAGGAGGGCGCGCGCTTCCTGCGCGCCGACGCGGTGCGGGTGCTGGATCCCGCCAAGGACCGGGTCGAGGCGCCCTGCCCGTTCGCCGGCCCCGGCAAATGCGGCGGCTGCGACTGGCAGCACGTCGCCCCCGGAGCCCAGCGCCGGCTGAAGGCCGAGGTGATCACCGAGCAGCTGAGCCGGCTGGCCGGACTGACCCCCGAGGAGGCCCGCTGGGACGGCACGGTCGAGCCCGCGCCCGGCGACAAGGTGCCGCGCGGCGAGGTCCCGGCCTGGCGCACCCGAGTGCAGTACGCGGTGGACGAGCAGGGCCGGCCCGGACTGCGCCGGCACCGCTCGCACGAGGTCGAGCCGGTCGACCACTGTCTGATCGCGGCCCCCGGCGTCAGTGAGCTCGGCGTCGAGAAGCGCGAATGGCCGCAGATCGCCACCGTGGAGGCCATCGCCGCCACCGGCTCCTCCGACCGGCAGGTCGTCCTCACCCCGCGCCCCGGCGGCCGGCTGCCGCTGGTCGAGCTGGACCGGCCGGTCTCCGTGCTGCGGGTCGGCGAGACCCGAGGCCGTAACCGGACCCCTGTGGTGCACCGCGTCCACGGCCGCCCCTTCGTCCGCGAACGCGCGGCGGGCCGCACCTGGCGGGTCGGCGAGGGCGGCTTCTGGCAGGTCCACCCCAAGGCGGCGGACGTCCTCGTGGAGGCCGTCATGCAAGGGCTGATGCCCCGCAAGGGCGAGACGGCCCTCGACCTGTACTGCGGCGTCGGCCTCTTCGCGGGCGCGATCGCCGAGCGGGTGGGGGAGCGCGGCGCGGTCCTGGGCATCGAGTCGGCCAAGCGCGCGGTCGAGGACGCCCGCCACAACCTCCAGGACCTGGAGCGCGTCCGCATCGAGCACGGCAAGGTCGAGCAGGTGCTGCCCCGCACCGGGATCACCGAGGCCGACCTGATCGTCCTGGACCCGCCCCGCGCGGGCGCGGGCAAGGAGACGGTCACCCGGCTCGCCGCCCTGGGCGCCCGCCGTATCGCCTACGTCGCCTGCGACCCGGCGGCGCTCGCCCGCGACCTGAAGTACTTCCGCGAGGCGGGCTACGTCCCGCGCCGGATGCGCGCCTTCGACCTCTTCCCGGTCACCCACCACGTGGAGTGCGTGGCGGTGCTGGAGCCCGCTCGCGAGAACGGCTGA
- the ectB gene encoding diaminobutyrate--2-oxoglutarate transaminase: MTTKQPDMSVFETLESEVRSYCRGWPTVFERAQGSHLHDEDGRSYLDFFSGAGSLNYGHNNPALKRALVDYIESDGITHSLDMATTAKRAFLEAFQNLVLFPRGLPYKAMFPGPAGTTAVEAALKLVRKVKGREAIVSFTNAFHGMTLGALAVTGNALKRAGAGIPLVHGIPMPFDHYLDDCLDGQAAVPPDFRWLERLLEDRGSGLNRPAAVIVETVQGEGGVHVARSEWLRALADLCHRHDMLLIVDDIQMGCGRTGAFFSFEEAGITPDVVTLSKSISGYGLPMSLCLFRPELDIWEPGEHNGTFRGSNPAFVTATAALHTYWTDDGMEKQTSVRGEQVEQALQAIRDEHPRLGADIRGRGLVWGLGFADTSRASAVARRAFELGLLVETSGAQDEVVKLLPALTVAPHELDEGLRILARSVRETG; encoded by the coding sequence ATGACGACCAAGCAGCCCGACATGAGCGTCTTCGAGACCCTGGAATCGGAAGTCCGCAGCTACTGCCGAGGATGGCCCACCGTCTTCGAACGGGCGCAGGGGAGCCATCTCCACGACGAGGACGGCCGCAGTTATCTCGACTTCTTCTCGGGTGCCGGATCACTCAACTACGGCCACAACAATCCGGCGCTGAAACGCGCGCTCGTCGACTACATCGAAAGCGACGGCATTACCCACAGCCTGGACATGGCCACCACCGCCAAGCGGGCTTTCCTGGAGGCGTTCCAGAATCTGGTGCTGTTCCCGCGTGGCCTGCCGTACAAGGCGATGTTCCCCGGTCCCGCCGGTACCACCGCGGTCGAGGCCGCGCTGAAGCTGGTCCGCAAGGTGAAGGGGCGCGAGGCGATCGTCTCGTTCACCAACGCCTTCCACGGCATGACCCTCGGGGCGCTGGCCGTCACGGGCAACGCCCTCAAGCGGGCCGGGGCGGGCATTCCGCTGGTCCACGGCATTCCCATGCCGTTCGACCACTATCTCGACGATTGTCTTGATGGCCAGGCTGCTGTGCCCCCGGATTTCCGTTGGCTCGAGCGGCTGCTCGAGGACCGGGGTTCGGGTCTGAACAGACCCGCCGCCGTGATCGTCGAGACGGTGCAGGGCGAGGGCGGGGTCCATGTGGCCCGGTCCGAGTGGCTGCGGGCCCTCGCCGACCTGTGCCACCGGCACGACATGCTGCTGATCGTGGACGACATCCAGATGGGCTGTGGACGCACCGGGGCCTTCTTCTCCTTCGAGGAAGCGGGCATCACACCGGACGTCGTCACCCTGTCGAAGTCCATCAGCGGCTACGGCCTGCCCATGTCGCTGTGCCTGTTCCGGCCCGAGTTGGACATCTGGGAGCCGGGCGAGCACAACGGAACCTTCCGCGGCAGCAACCCCGCCTTCGTCACGGCGACCGCCGCCCTGCACACCTACTGGACCGACGACGGGATGGAGAAACAGACCAGCGTCCGCGGCGAACAGGTGGAACAGGCGCTGCAGGCGATCCGTGACGAACACCCGCGGCTCGGCGCCGACATCCGCGGCCGCGGCCTGGTGTGGGGCCTGGGGTTCGCGGACACCTCCCGTGCCTCGGCCGTGGCCCGCCGAGCCTTCGAACTCGGGCTGCTGGTCGAGACGTCCGGGGCTCAGGACGAGGTGGTGAAGCTGTTGCCGGCCCTCACCGTCGCCCCGCACGAGCTGGACGAGGGACTGCGGATCCTCGCCCGATCGGTACGGGAGACCGGCTGA